TGGTGGTCGGCACCGGGCCGGCGGCCGAGGTGTGGACCGAGGGCGGGGCCGGCTCCTTCCACCGCTACGGGGTGCCGTTGGTGGCCAAGCTGCCCGGCGGCCGGGTCGAGGGCCCGCAGCTGGCGCCGTCGCTGACCGTCGGCGCCTGGCTGCTGGAGCGGGCCGGGGTGACGCTGCCGACGCACGCGTGTGCGGTGCCCGTGGACGCCCCCGCCGACCGGATGCTCGGCCTCGGCCAGGGTCTGGCCGGGCTGGCCGACCGGGTCGGCCTGCTGGTGCTCGGCGACGGCAGCGCCTGCCGCTCGGTGAAGGCGCCCGGCTACCTGGACGATCGCGCGGAGGGCTTCGACGCCGCGCTGGCGGCGGCCCTGGGCTCGGCCGACCTGGCGGCCCTGGCCGCGCTGGACGCCGGGCTGGCCGCCGAGCTGAAGGCCGAGGGCCGGGCGCCCTGGCAGGTCCTGGCCGGTGCGGCGGAGGGCGCCGGACTCACCGCGCGGCTCGGCTACCAGGACGCCCCGTACGGCGTCGGGTACTTCGTGGCCTCCTGGAGCTGAGCGGCAGGCCGAGTCTCAGGCCTGCGGGGCCGGGCCGCCGCCGGCGCCCTCCTCGCCCGGCTTGGGCTTGTGGGCGAAGTCGTCGACCGCGCCCTTGGCCTTGCTGGCGCCGTGCTCGATCTTCTCGCTGTACTTGCCCTTGGTGGCCTTGTCGATCGCGCCGCCGGCCCTGTCCACCATGTGATCGATCTGCTCGCTGTGCTTGCCGGCGAGTTCGCCGGCCTTCTCCTTGAGCTCCTCGGCCTTGCCCTTGAGGTTGTCCATCAGACCCATGGCGATCTCATCCTTCCGTCCCCGTCCGCACAACGTCCGCGTCCTGACTGCACAACGTCCGCGACGGCCGAACCGTTCGCAACCGCGCTCACGTGTGGCAATGGCTGGAAACAGTCATATCGTCGCGCGCCGGGCGGCGGGTGGCAGCCCGGTCACCGGTGCGGCGCCGGTTTGCGAGACTGGAGCGGTGAGCAGCTCCCGTACCGTCCAGCCCCGTGTCGTGTCGATCGTCGGGGCGACCGCCGCCGGCAAGTCCGACCTGGCCGTCGCCCTCGCCCGCAGCCTCGGCGGCGAGGTGATCAACACCGACTCGATGCAGCTCTATCGGGGCATGGACATCGGCACCGCCAAGCTCACCCCGGCCGAGCGCGGCGGCATCCCGCACCACCTGCTGGACGTCTGGGACGTCACCGAGGCCGCCAGCGTCGCCGAGTACCAGCGGCTGGCCCGGGCCGAGATGGACCGGCTGCTCGCCGCCGGGCGCACCCCCGTCCTGGTCGGCGGCTCCGGGCTGTACGTCCGGGCGGCGATCGACGAG
The nucleotide sequence above comes from Streptomyces kaniharaensis. Encoded proteins:
- a CDS encoding class III extradiol ring-cleavage dioxygenase family protein, with protein sequence MLVAAAVCPCPPLLVPEVAAGAAAELDALRAACDEALATLVAAGPQLVVVVGTGPAAEVWTEGGAGSFHRYGVPLVAKLPGGRVEGPQLAPSLTVGAWLLERAGVTLPTHACAVPVDAPADRMLGLGQGLAGLADRVGLLVLGDGSACRSVKAPGYLDDRAEGFDAALAAALGSADLAALAALDAGLAAELKAEGRAPWQVLAGAAEGAGLTARLGYQDAPYGVGYFVASWS
- a CDS encoding antitoxin — protein: MGLMDNLKGKAEELKEKAGELAGKHSEQIDHMVDRAGGAIDKATKGKYSEKIEHGASKAKGAVDDFAHKPKPGEEGAGGGPAPQA